From the Edaphobacter bradus genome, the window CACACGCCGCCGGAGGTCCCGCAGTCCACATACTCCAGCCCGGTCGCCGTCACAGCCGCATGCCTTCGCTGCGTGTCCTTGTAGTTCGAGTTGCCGCCGTCGATGATCGTGTCGCCCTGTGACAGCAGCCCTTCAAGACTTGCGATCGTGTGGTCCACCGGATCGCCCGAAGGCACCATGACCCACACCGCGCGCGGAGCAGAAAGATTCTTCACCAGCTCTTCGAGCGAGTTCACGCCGAGCCCTCCGCTGGCCGTCAGCTTCGCCGTCGTGTCCTTGTTGTAGTCGAAGCCGACTACCTTGTGACCCGCCTTTTTCAGGCGCTCCGCCATATTGAAGCCCATCTTGCCGAGCCCAATAATTCCCAGTTCCATAATTGATTTCCTTTCCTTAACTAACCTGAACAGTAATGCCGCACTCAGCGAGCGCAGCGCGCAATTGTGCCGGCGACTCGAAGCGAATCGCGTGCATTCCCATCGCCGACGCAGCATCGCAGTTCTCCTGCTTGTCGTCGATGAACAAAGCCGTCTCCGGCGGAAGGCCCGAAACATCTGTCGCTGCGCGGTAGATCTCCGCCAGCGGCTTCATCTCGTGCACAGAGCCCGAGCAGATGAAGTAGTCGAAGTACTGGCCCAGCCCAAACGTATTCAGACGGTACTCATTCAACTCCCGTGATTCATTATTGAGTGTAGCCAGCCGAAACTGCCCGCTCTCCCTGAGCTCCTCGAGGATCTCAAAGCTCTCCGGATGCAGCACCCTGCTCTCCCCGCAGACCAGCTTCCACAGCTCCTCGAAGCTCACCTTCAACTGCGGATTCGCTCCGAGCACCGTCTTCTCGAAAAAGTCACGCGCCGACATCAACCCGCGCTCCCAGAAGTAGTTCACGCTGTCGTGGACAGCCTCATACGCCTTCAAGTCGACGCCAAGCCCTGACAGCACTCGCGCTCGCTGGTTCACGTCCCAGCCATTGGTCAGCAGCACCCCGCCGATGTCCCAGAAGATCGTCCTGATCGGGCCTTCGCTCATTGGCCCTCCGGAAAGTCCGCGCCTACCGTCGTCTCTTCCCACGCGGCCATCTCTTTCTGCCACCTGTCGAGCTTCTCGCGCACACGCTTCAGCGCTCCCGCACCCAGCAGCAGCCGCAGCGGAGGATTCGGCGACTCCACGACCTGCATCATCGCGTGGACCGCCTTCAGCGGATCGCCCGGCTGCCTGCCGTCCTGCTCGTTCATGTACCGGCGCGCATTGCCCGCAGTAGCATCGTAGTCTGCAATTCGCGTCGAGGCCTCAACGCCCGACCGTCCCAGAAAGTCCGTGCGGAACGGGCCCGGCTCAATGATCGTGAGGCGAATCCCAAGCGGAGCAACCTCGCCAGCCAGCGCCTCCGACAGCCCCTCCACGGCGAACTTCGTGCTCTGGTAAAGCCCCCAGCCGGGCCCGGCGGTCACGCCGCCAATCGACGACAGATTCAGAATGTGCCCGCTGCGCTGTTTTCGCAACTGCGGCAGAAACGACCGCGTCACGCGCAGCAACCCGAAGACATTCGTCTCATACATCGGCGCCAATTCTGCCTCGGAGACCTCTTCAATCGCTCCGGCGACGCCGTAGCCCGCATTATTCACCAGAACATCCACGCGCCCGAACCGCTCAATCGTCTTTGCGAGCGCCGCATCCACCTGCGCCTGGTTCGTCACATCCAGCGGCAACGCCAGCGCCTGCTTCGGATACCTCTGTTCCAGGTCCGCAATCTGCTCCACCTTCCGCGCCGTAGCTACGACATTGCCGCCAGCCTTCAACACCTCTTCGGCGAGCAACCGGCCAAAGCCCGTCGAACTGCCCGTGATCACCCAGGTGCGCGGATTGTGTGTCTCAGCCATTCCCTCTCCCAACGATCGTGCTGCCGTTGCGGCGAACCTGCCTCTACAAGCCCAGAGCCGTCCCGGCAACCGGCTGCATGTACTGCTTCTCGATGGCCTTCACCTTGTTCAGACGGCGGACAAAGCGCTCTTCCTTCGCGATAAAGTTCGCCTTCAGATAGGATTCGACGCACTCAAATGCCAGTGCCGCGCCGATAATCCGCGCGCCCAGCACCAGCACATTCATCTCGTCGTGCTCCACGCCCTGGTGTGCCGAGTACGTGTCGTGGCACATGCCCGCGCGAACGCCCGGCATCTTGTTCGCCGCAACACACACGCCCACGCCCGAGCCGCAGATTAGAATCCCGCGCTCCACCTCGCCCGACATCAGCGCCTTGCCTACCAGCGCCGCAAAATCCGGGTAATCCGAGGGCTCTGTGTTGTAAGCGCCCAGATCCTGAACGTCATGCCCAAGCTTGCGGACGTAGTCGCGCACCTCTTCCTTCAGAGGAAAGCCTGCGTGGTCGGAGGCGATAGCGATCTTCATAGGGAAGCCTCTCCCATATCTATTCAACTCTTGGATGCTCGAGAGGGACAACTCGACGCTGCAGCGTACGGATATCGAAAAAGCAACGGGCGAGGGATGCATCCCTCGCCCGCTCTCTTACTTCTTCACCAGCTTCTTTGCTTGCTCAACGATGTGCGCAACGCTGATCCCCAGCTTCTCAAGCGCAATCGCACCGGGAGCAGAAGCGCCGAATCGATCCAGACCGATCACGCCGCCATTGTGGCCGATGTACTTGTACCAGCCCATTGTTGCGCCCGCCTCTACCGCCAGCTTCGGCGTGTTCTCCGGGAACAGGCTCGCCTTGTAGGCCGCATCCTGCTCGTCGAACAGCCTGAAGCTCGGCATCGAAACCACCGTCGCGCCAATGCCCGCCGCCTTCAGCTCCTCAGCCGCCTTCACAATCAGCGAAACCTCCGAACCCGTCGCGATCAGGATGATGTCCTTGCCCGAGGCGTCCAGCGCATACGCGCCCTTCCTCACGCCCTCGCGAACCTTGTACTTCTCGGCATCGATCACCGGAAGGTCTTGACGCGAGAGCGCCATAAAGCTCGGGCTTTTGCGCTCCAACGCCAACTGCCAGCATGCAGCCGTCTCGTTCGCGTCCGCCGGACGGAAGTCCGTCAGGTTAGGAATCAGCCGCAGGCTCATCAGGTGCTCAATCGGCTGGTGCGTCGGGCCGTCCTCGCCCAGGCCCACCGAGTCGTGCGTGAAGATGAACAGCGAGTGCGCGTGCATCAGCGCAGCCATGCGGATTGCCGAGCGCGCGTAGTCCGAGAAGACAAAGAACGTCGAGCCAAACGGAATCAGCCCGCCGTGCTGCGCCAGGCCGTTCACCATCGCGCACATGCCAAACTCGCGCACGCCGAAGAACACATTGCGGCCCTTTGGATCGACATGGAAGTTCGGCGAGTCCTTGAAGATCGTCTTCGTCGAAGCTGTCAGGTCAGCCGCGCCGCCCATCAGCTCCGGAACCACGCCGGCGACTGCGTTCATCACGGTCTGACCTGCGTTGCGAGTCGCAATCGGCTTCTCGGTCGGGAAGATCGGGATCTTCTTCTCCCATCCCGCAGCCAGTTCACCCTTCACCACGCGCTCAAACTCGCCCGCTGGTTCCGGATACGCCTTCTTGTACTCCGCAAAGTTCTTGTTCCACTCCTCGCGGACCTTCTTGCCCTTCTCCTTCGCCTTGGCCCAGTTCTGCGCGGCCTCCTCCGGAACGTAGAAGGTCTTGTCCTCAGGCCAGCCGAGGTTCTTCTTGGTCGCCTTCACGGCCTCGGCGCCCAGCGCCTCGCCGTGCACCTTGCTGGTGCCGGCCTTCGGGCTGCCGTAGCCGATCACCGTCCGCACGCGGATCAGCGACGGACGCGTCGTCTCCGCCTTCGCCTTCTGAATCGCATGCTCCAGCGCGACCAGATCGTTGCCGTCGTGCACCATCTGCACATGCCAGTGGTAGCCCTCGAAGCGCCGTGTCACATCCTCGGTAAAGCTCAGCTCCGTCGGGCCGTCCAGCGAGATCAGGTTGTCGTCATACAGAACGATCAGCTTGCCCAGGCCCAGCGTCCCAGCCAGAGAAGCCGTCTCGTGCGAGATGCCTTCCATCAGGTCGCCGTCGCCGCACAGCACATAGGTGTAGTGGTCGATGATCGGGTGCTCGTCGCGGTTGTACACCGCGGCCAGGTGCTTCTCCGCCGTCGCAATACCGACCGCCATGCTGAAGCCCTGTCCGAGCGGACCGGTCGTCACCTCAACGCCCGGGGCCTCGCCGTACTCCGGGTGGCCCGGCGTGTGCGATCCGAACTGCCGGAACTGCTCCAGCTGCGACATCGGCAGGTCGTAACCCGCCAGGTGCAACACGCCGTACAGAAGTGCCGAAGCGTGTCCATTCGACAGAACGAAGCGGTCGCGGTTGATCCACTTCGGGTCCGCCGGATCGTACCTCATCAGCTTGTGGTAGAGCAGATACGCAATCGGGGAGCAGCCAAGAGGCGCGCCGGGATGGCCCGACTTCGCCTTTTCAACGGCATCGACGGCTAGAAAACGGAGAGTATTGATGGACAGCTGGTCAAGGGCATTCTGCTGGTCTAACTGCTGCTGGTCGCTCATTTTCTTCCTTTTTCGTTCAGGGAGAGGCGCGCACAAGGGCGGCTCTCGATCCATGGTTTGTTTGTGAGGGGCCTGTCGCTATCAGTGTACAGTCTGAACGGGTTAACTGCATCCTCGGGGCCCATCAGGGGCTGGCCGGCGGAGGCTCAACGATTGAGACTTCGACATTTCTTCCCAACCAGCGGGGCTCTTGTCCTTCACCCTGCCAGCAAAGCGTAAAAGCAATCTTTCCCGTCTGAGTCGGCGTCGTGGGGATATCGGCATACGCGCCCGCGAAACCCACGCTGGTCGAGATCAGGTTGTTGACTGTGGCCCAGTTGTCGGTCGAATACACCACTCGGAAGTGTTCATGATCCACAATCCTCAGCGTGTGGCCGGCGCGGAGCAACGTGAACGGCCGTCCCAGCGTGTAGATCTCCACATGGTTCTGGAACCGGCGCTTTCCATCCGCAGGTGTGTATCGCTCCTGAACCGCTGAGATGCAATCGAACACCTTGCCGTCCGTCACCGACCGCAACAGCTTCAGGTACTCCGAGTGCGCCCACACCAGCGGCTGCGCCGAACCAGCCGACCGTCCCAGACATAAGCCCTGTGCAGGAAGATCCTCCTGATCCCAGATCTGCTCCGGCATCATTCCGCCCCTTGAGCTGAACCTCTCCATCGCCGTGATGAGCGGAGCATAGTCGTTCCCCGCGGCCAGCTCATAGTGTGCCCGCTCGCCGGTCAGTAGCGGCCACGCGCGCCCCTGTCCCCAGCCTTCGAACGGTCCGCCGTCCTTCTTCTGCCCATAGCCGTCGTGGTTGTAGCGCCGCCAGCACGGCCCGTTCGGCGTGTCGATCTTCAGGCAATGGTCGATCACCTTCAATGAATCCACAATCAGTGGATCGTCCGCCCGCCGAATCCCGTAGCGCACCAGCTCCAGAAATCCGCCGTCGACTACGTCGCGCGCCTCAAACACATTCCGCTCGCCCGGCTCCCGGTTGGCGATCCGGAACGAACCCACCGGCACCGACGCGTCATAAAACGGCTCCCCCGGGCACGGCGGCTTGATCCGCATATAGTGCCGCTTCACATCCGGATGCAGCACTCCGTCGCTCGTTGTCGTCCACGCATCCAGGTGCGACTCGATCCAGTCCGCATATGTCTCCAGAAACCCGGCCAGCACCGACGAACCATGAAACCGCACGATGTCTGCAGCGCAGATCAGCCCCGAGATCACCGCCGCCAGCGTCGAAGGCGAGTACCCCGCCGTCTCCTCCCACCGCTCCTGCTGCGTCACCGGAGCGTACTTCACCAGAAACGACGCCGCCCGCTCAACAAACGGAAAGACCTCGAAGTCAGCCAGGGCCTCCTGCTTCCACAACCGCCACGCCAGGACGATCGGAAATGCCACCTCGTCGAGTTGAATCCCCTGCCAGTACGGCGTCCCATCGATCCAGAAGTTCTGCGCGAAGCTCCCGTCTGCCCGCTGCGTACAGGCCAGGTACACCAGCGCCCGCAGCGCGGTCTCTGACCTCCCGCACGCCCCCAGCGACGTCGCCGTCTGCACCATGTCGCGCGTCCACACCAGGTGGTATCCGCCCAGGTCCGAGTCCCCCTTCGACGCGCCCCACGGAATCGAAGCCGACGCGATAAACGCCCCTGAGTAGGTCTTGTCCTCATGCGCCAGCAGAAGGTTGTGGCTGATCCGCATCAGCGCACCGCCATCGGTCGCCGCCCCGGCCAGCCGCTCCGGCGAGGCCGCGCGCCCCCACTGCTGCAGGAACCGCTTCTGGTGGTTCTCAAACGGGGTCGCCAGCGTCTGCATCATCCCCGCCAGCGCCGCATGATGACCGTCGCCGAACGCAATCGCAATCGTGAACTCCCGGTGCTTCGCGAGATCGATCTCGCCCATCACAGCAATGTTGCCGTCCAGCGCCTCACCGAACTGCCACTTCATCTTCATATCGCCGAACAGGTCCTGGTAGCCATCGCTCGCGCCTACATAGCCGCACGACGAGCGTGAAAACCCGCAGCTCGCCCCCATCGCCAGCGAAGTCTCCCCCTTCCATGCCAGCAGGCAGCGCTTCCCCGCCACATCCACAGATCGCGCCGAGTTCCCCGCTCCGCCGCCGTTCAGGTGCGGAGCCAGCAGCGCGTAGCACTTCATCCGCGAGAGCACCGCCTCATCACCCTCGACCTTTACGTTCATGATCACCGTCGAAAAGTGCGGATTCGACAGCACCACCTTCGTCACCTTGTAGAGCTCGCCGGACTCTATCGCCGTCCACCGCACAGCCAGCGCATCGCCATCAACGTACTCGAGGCGGTACTTGAGATCGCGCTTCTCCTCGTGGAAGAACGTCTCGCCGTCGGTGAACAGCAGCTCCATATCGCGCGTCTGCGGACGGTCGATCGTCGGGTAGTAGATCTCATTCAGCGTGCCGTGCGACATCGTGTACCACACGCGGCTCGAAGCCGAGTACGCGGTCCCCACAGTGTCCTTGTCGCTCGACGTCCAGCGCGGCTCCAGGCCAGGCGCTCCAAACGCCGGACCATCGTCTTCCAGCCAGCGGTAGCTTGCAATCGGTTCGCTCATCATTTTCATTAGAGCGCAAAACACCCGATCGGGTCACTTCGCCCTGCGAAAGAATCGTGAACCTCACCTTGCGCTATCATCGGGAGGGCTGCGAGCCTGACCAGGTGCATCGCATCCTAACCGGACAGCATCGAATACAGTCAGGCCTGGCTGGCACAACAAAAGACAGGAGATGAAACGTGGCACACGAACTTCCGCCTCTGCCCTACGACTACGCGGCGCTTGAGCCCCACATCGACGAAGCGACCATGAAGCTTCACCATGACAAGCACCACCAGGCTTACGTCACCAATCTCAACGGCGCCATCGAGAAGCACCCCGACCTCGGCTCCAAGACCGCCGAGGAGCTCCTGAAGAACCTCGACGCCGTCCCCGAGGACGTCCGCGCCACTGTCCGCAACAACGGCGGAGGCCACGTCAACCACACCATGTTCTGGCAGATCATGAAGCCCAAGGGCGGCGGCGACCCCACCGGCGACATCGCGGCCCAGATCAAGGCCGACTTCGGCGACTTCGAGTCCTTCAAGAAGCTCTTCAACGAGACCACCGCCAAGCAGTTCGGCTCCGGCTGGGGCTGGCTCATCTTCACCGGCGGCAAGCTGAAGATCGTCACCACTCCCAATCAGGACAACCCTCTCTCGCAGGGCCACTACCCCATCCTCGGCAACGACGTCTGGGAGCACGCCTACTACCTCAAGTACCAGAACCGCCGCCCCGACTACCTCGCCGCCTGGTGGAACACCGTCAACTGGGACGAGGTCAACAAGCGCTTCGCCACCGCAAAGAAAAAGTAACCCAACTCCTAATATCGG encodes:
- a CDS encoding glycoside hydrolase family 15 protein, whose translation is MSEPIASYRWLEDDGPAFGAPGLEPRWTSSDKDTVGTAYSASSRVWYTMSHGTLNEIYYPTIDRPQTRDMELLFTDGETFFHEEKRDLKYRLEYVDGDALAVRWTAIESGELYKVTKVVLSNPHFSTVIMNVKVEGDEAVLSRMKCYALLAPHLNGGGAGNSARSVDVAGKRCLLAWKGETSLAMGASCGFSRSSCGYVGASDGYQDLFGDMKMKWQFGEALDGNIAVMGEIDLAKHREFTIAIAFGDGHHAALAGMMQTLATPFENHQKRFLQQWGRAASPERLAGAATDGGALMRISHNLLLAHEDKTYSGAFIASASIPWGASKGDSDLGGYHLVWTRDMVQTATSLGACGRSETALRALVYLACTQRADGSFAQNFWIDGTPYWQGIQLDEVAFPIVLAWRLWKQEALADFEVFPFVERAASFLVKYAPVTQQERWEETAGYSPSTLAAVISGLICAADIVRFHGSSVLAGFLETYADWIESHLDAWTTTSDGVLHPDVKRHYMRIKPPCPGEPFYDASVPVGSFRIANREPGERNVFEARDVVDGGFLELVRYGIRRADDPLIVDSLKVIDHCLKIDTPNGPCWRRYNHDGYGQKKDGGPFEGWGQGRAWPLLTGERAHYELAAGNDYAPLITAMERFSSRGGMMPEQIWDQEDLPAQGLCLGRSAGSAQPLVWAHSEYLKLLRSVTDGKVFDCISAVQERYTPADGKRRFQNHVEIYTLGRPFTLLRAGHTLRIVDHEHFRVVYSTDNWATVNNLISTSVGFAGAYADIPTTPTQTGKIAFTLCWQGEGQEPRWLGRNVEVSIVEPPPASP
- a CDS encoding superoxide dismutase, whose product is MAHELPPLPYDYAALEPHIDEATMKLHHDKHHQAYVTNLNGAIEKHPDLGSKTAEELLKNLDAVPEDVRATVRNNGGGHVNHTMFWQIMKPKGGGDPTGDIAAQIKADFGDFESFKKLFNETTAKQFGSGWGWLIFTGGKLKIVTTPNQDNPLSQGHYPILGNDVWEHAYYLKYQNRRPDYLAAWWNTVNWDEVNKRFATAKKK
- the rpiB gene encoding ribose 5-phosphate isomerase B, which codes for MKIAIASDHAGFPLKEEVRDYVRKLGHDVQDLGAYNTEPSDYPDFAALVGKALMSGEVERGILICGSGVGVCVAANKMPGVRAGMCHDTYSAHQGVEHDEMNVLVLGARIIGAALAFECVESYLKANFIAKEERFVRRLNKVKAIEKQYMQPVAGTALGL
- a CDS encoding oxidoreductase; this encodes MAETHNPRTWVITGSSTGFGRLLAEEVLKAGGNVVATARKVEQIADLEQRYPKQALALPLDVTNQAQVDAALAKTIERFGRVDVLVNNAGYGVAGAIEEVSEAELAPMYETNVFGLLRVTRSFLPQLRKQRSGHILNLSSIGGVTAGPGWGLYQSTKFAVEGLSEALAGEVAPLGIRLTIIEPGPFRTDFLGRSGVEASTRIADYDATAGNARRYMNEQDGRQPGDPLKAVHAMMQVVESPNPPLRLLLGAGALKRVREKLDRWQKEMAAWEETTVGADFPEGQ
- a CDS encoding HAD family hydrolase translates to MSEGPIRTIFWDIGGVLLTNGWDVNQRARVLSGLGVDLKAYEAVHDSVNYFWERGLMSARDFFEKTVLGANPQLKVSFEELWKLVCGESRVLHPESFEILEELRESGQFRLATLNNESRELNEYRLNTFGLGQYFDYFICSGSVHEMKPLAEIYRAATDVSGLPPETALFIDDKQENCDAASAMGMHAIRFESPAQLRAALAECGITVQVS
- the tkt gene encoding transketolase; amino-acid sequence: MSDQQQLDQQNALDQLSINTLRFLAVDAVEKAKSGHPGAPLGCSPIAYLLYHKLMRYDPADPKWINRDRFVLSNGHASALLYGVLHLAGYDLPMSQLEQFRQFGSHTPGHPEYGEAPGVEVTTGPLGQGFSMAVGIATAEKHLAAVYNRDEHPIIDHYTYVLCGDGDLMEGISHETASLAGTLGLGKLIVLYDDNLISLDGPTELSFTEDVTRRFEGYHWHVQMVHDGNDLVALEHAIQKAKAETTRPSLIRVRTVIGYGSPKAGTSKVHGEALGAEAVKATKKNLGWPEDKTFYVPEEAAQNWAKAKEKGKKVREEWNKNFAEYKKAYPEPAGEFERVVKGELAAGWEKKIPIFPTEKPIATRNAGQTVMNAVAGVVPELMGGAADLTASTKTIFKDSPNFHVDPKGRNVFFGVREFGMCAMVNGLAQHGGLIPFGSTFFVFSDYARSAIRMAALMHAHSLFIFTHDSVGLGEDGPTHQPIEHLMSLRLIPNLTDFRPADANETAACWQLALERKSPSFMALSRQDLPVIDAEKYKVREGVRKGAYALDASGKDIILIATGSEVSLIVKAAEELKAAGIGATVVSMPSFRLFDEQDAAYKASLFPENTPKLAVEAGATMGWYKYIGHNGGVIGLDRFGASAPGAIALEKLGISVAHIVEQAKKLVKK